In Pseudomonas deceptionensis, a single window of DNA contains:
- a CDS encoding ShlB/FhaC/HecB family hemolysin secretion/activation protein — translation MFKFLLGKRLLSLVLFGCLAGPSSAVAAPLPTPGEQELIRDRQERLLEEQRRRLEELQALPGKKEPPATPVAATGSRCFPVKTIEIKGADSLSAGEREGVLKPYIGQCLGVAQLNELLKTITNLYIDRGLVTSRAYLPQQDLSKGYLQVLVVEGKLESFKSSDNSGLSNRELAMVFPGQDGSQLNLREIEQAIDQLNRLPSNKAQMELAPGSEVGGSTVLVKNDPQQLWRASLSRNNDGQKSTGEQQWGTGFEWDSPLGLADQLVLRGGHDALSDRLKTSKNAMLYYNLPWGWWNFAYTYSQSGYRSVVQLNGHGFKQSGDSANHQLRAERVVHRDAMSKTSLNTGLAHMRSNNYITDSRLRNSSHRLSEFQVGINHGRRIANAFVNLDVGMQNGIGAFDAQGSHNLKRGMPNARYRKYTATISYLHPLKLWGESFSFTSMATGQRSEDVLFSPQRMSLGGSASVRGYKDQQLSGDSGGYWRNDLRWLRPVTLDWLRPVFTDYGTSLGYDQGVIRHGRYSRELSGRVSSNSLELFARGRNLSASVTFAHSLERPDVITEREAPIYFRMDFFL, via the coding sequence ATGTTTAAATTTCTCCTTGGGAAGAGGTTGTTATCTTTGGTTTTGTTCGGTTGCCTGGCGGGACCGAGCTCTGCCGTGGCGGCCCCGCTACCGACACCGGGTGAGCAAGAGTTGATTCGTGATCGCCAAGAGCGATTGCTTGAAGAACAACGGCGCCGACTTGAAGAACTCCAGGCGTTACCGGGTAAAAAAGAGCCCCCCGCAACCCCGGTTGCCGCAACAGGCAGCCGCTGTTTTCCTGTTAAAACCATCGAAATCAAAGGCGCCGACAGCCTGTCCGCTGGTGAGCGCGAGGGTGTGCTCAAGCCTTACATCGGGCAGTGTCTTGGCGTAGCGCAACTTAACGAATTACTCAAAACCATCACTAACCTGTACATCGACAGGGGCCTGGTCACAAGTCGCGCTTATCTGCCGCAACAGGACTTGTCTAAAGGTTATCTGCAAGTGCTGGTGGTGGAAGGCAAGCTCGAAAGCTTCAAGAGCTCGGACAACAGTGGTCTGTCGAATCGCGAATTGGCCATGGTCTTTCCCGGACAGGATGGCAGTCAGCTTAATCTTCGAGAAATCGAGCAGGCGATTGATCAACTCAACCGCTTGCCTTCCAACAAGGCACAAATGGAACTGGCCCCCGGCAGTGAAGTGGGCGGCAGTACCGTGCTGGTGAAGAACGATCCGCAGCAGCTTTGGCGCGCTAGCCTGTCGCGTAACAATGACGGCCAAAAGAGTACCGGCGAGCAACAGTGGGGTACAGGTTTTGAATGGGACAGCCCGTTAGGCCTTGCGGATCAACTGGTTCTGCGCGGTGGGCATGACGCGCTCAGTGATCGCCTGAAAACCTCAAAGAACGCGATGCTTTATTACAACCTGCCATGGGGCTGGTGGAACTTCGCTTATACCTATAGCCAGAGTGGCTACCGTTCAGTCGTACAACTTAACGGCCATGGTTTTAAACAATCCGGGGACAGTGCAAACCATCAACTGCGTGCCGAGCGGGTGGTCCATCGCGACGCGATGAGTAAAACCTCCCTCAATACCGGTCTGGCGCATATGCGCTCCAATAACTACATCACAGATTCACGACTGCGCAACAGCAGCCACCGCCTCAGCGAATTTCAGGTTGGCATCAACCACGGCCGGCGCATCGCCAATGCCTTCGTCAACCTGGATGTCGGCATGCAAAACGGCATCGGAGCCTTTGATGCTCAAGGTAGTCACAACCTCAAGCGGGGCATGCCAAACGCCCGATACCGCAAATACACCGCGACCATCAGCTATTTGCATCCGCTCAAGCTATGGGGCGAGTCCTTCAGTTTTACCAGCATGGCCACCGGCCAACGCAGTGAGGATGTGCTGTTCAGCCCGCAACGCATGAGTTTGGGCGGTTCAGCCTCGGTGCGTGGTTACAAGGACCAACAGCTTTCCGGCGACAGCGGCGGTTATTGGCGCAACGACCTGCGCTGGTTGCGCCCGGTAACTCTGGACTGGCTGCGCCCGGTATTTACCGATTACGGCACCAGCCTCGGCTACGACCAGGGAGTGATACGCCACGGTCGCTACAGCCGGGAGCTAAGTGGTCGAGTCTCCAGCAATTCGCTGGAGCTGTTTGCCCGTGGCCGCAACCTCAGCGCCAGCGTGACCTTTGCCCACTCTCTGGAACGACCGGATGTGATCACCGAGCGCGAAGCACCGATCTATTTCCGTATGGATTTCTTCCTGTAA
- the pgsA gene encoding CDP-diacylglycerol--glycerol-3-phosphate 3-phosphatidyltransferase: protein MNIPNLITVLRVLLIPFFILLFYMPYSWSYVAASSVFAFAAATDWLDGYLARRLEQSTPFGAFLDPVADKLMVAVALVLLVQEHHNVWLTLPAAVIIGREIVISALREWMAELGARAQVAVSNMGKWKTAAQMLALIILLANPSDFSFWVLVGYGLLLVAAGLTLWSMLQYLRAAWPHLKTTSVK, encoded by the coding sequence ATGAATATCCCTAATTTGATCACCGTACTACGCGTTCTACTTATTCCTTTCTTCATTCTGTTGTTCTACATGCCGTACAGCTGGAGTTATGTAGCCGCCAGCTCAGTCTTCGCATTTGCGGCGGCGACGGACTGGCTTGACGGGTATCTGGCCAGACGGCTGGAGCAAAGTACGCCTTTTGGCGCCTTTCTGGACCCGGTAGCTGACAAGCTGATGGTTGCCGTGGCGTTGGTTTTGCTGGTGCAAGAGCATCACAATGTGTGGTTGACCTTGCCGGCAGCGGTGATTATTGGCCGTGAAATTGTCATTTCCGCGTTGCGCGAGTGGATGGCAGAACTGGGTGCGCGAGCACAGGTTGCCGTATCGAACATGGGCAAATGGAAAACCGCGGCGCAAATGCTGGCCCTGATCATCCTGCTGGCCAACCCATCCGATTTCAGCTTCTGGGTTTTGGTGGGGTATGGGCTGTTGCTGGTGGCCGCCGGGTTGACCTTATGGTCGATGCTTCAGTACCTGCGGGCTGCCTGGCCGCATTTGAAGACAACCTCCGTAAAATAA
- the uvrC gene encoding excinuclease ABC subunit UvrC: MTDVFDASAFLSTCSGRPGVYRMFDSNARLLYVGKAKHLKKRLASYFRKTGLAPKTAALVARIAQIETTITANETEALLLEQTLIKEWRPPYNILLRDDKSYPYVFLSDGEYPRLSIHRGAKKQKGKYFGPYPSAGAIRESLSILQKTFLVRQCEDSYFKNRTRPCLQYQIKRCKAPCVGLVDPKEYAEDVRHSIMFLEGRSSALTDELNSAMEQAASTLDFERAAEVRDQISLLRRVQDQQSMEGGTGDVDVIAAFVNPGGACVHLINVRGGRVLGSKNFFPQVGIEEDVAEVMAAFLGQYYISSPERDLPSELIVNVEHESFGAIIEAIEELRGRELAISYRVRGTRARWQQLAVTNAEQALGARLANRLHVAARFEALAQVLKLDEIPQRLECYDISHSSGEATVASCVVFGPEGPIKSDYRRFNIEGVTPGDDYAAMHQALMRRFSRLKEGEGKLPDILLVDGGKGQLSMARDVLNELAVPDLILLGVAKGATRKAGFETLYLNDAAHEFTLKGDSPALHLIQQIRDEAHRFAITGHRARRGKTRRTSTLEGIAGVGPTRRRDLLKHFGGLQELSRASIEEIAKAPGISKKLAELIYANLHSE; this comes from the coding sequence ATGACTGACGTGTTCGATGCAAGTGCATTTCTTTCGACCTGCAGTGGTCGGCCTGGCGTGTATCGCATGTTCGACAGCAATGCGCGGCTGCTTTACGTGGGCAAGGCCAAGCACCTTAAAAAACGCCTGGCCAGCTACTTCCGCAAAACCGGACTGGCGCCCAAAACGGCTGCGCTTGTTGCCCGCATCGCGCAAATTGAAACCACCATTACCGCCAACGAAACCGAAGCGCTGTTGCTTGAACAGACGCTTATCAAGGAATGGCGCCCGCCGTACAACATCCTGCTGCGCGACGATAAGTCCTATCCGTATGTGTTTCTGTCCGACGGTGAATACCCGCGCCTGAGCATTCATCGCGGCGCCAAGAAGCAAAAAGGCAAATACTTCGGGCCTTACCCCAGTGCAGGGGCAATTCGGGAAAGTCTGAGCATCTTGCAGAAGACTTTTCTGGTGCGTCAGTGCGAAGACAGCTACTTCAAAAACAGAACGCGCCCTTGCTTGCAGTACCAGATCAAGCGCTGCAAAGCGCCCTGTGTCGGGCTTGTTGACCCAAAGGAGTATGCCGAGGACGTACGTCACTCGATCATGTTCCTTGAGGGGCGCAGTAGCGCGCTGACCGACGAGCTCAACAGTGCAATGGAGCAGGCCGCCAGTACCCTCGACTTTGAACGTGCCGCAGAGGTGCGTGACCAGATTTCCCTGCTGCGCCGGGTACAGGACCAGCAAAGCATGGAAGGCGGTACGGGGGACGTGGACGTGATTGCTGCGTTTGTGAACCCTGGCGGCGCCTGTGTGCATTTGATCAATGTGCGCGGCGGTCGGGTGTTGGGCAGCAAGAACTTCTTCCCTCAGGTCGGTATCGAAGAAGACGTGGCCGAAGTCATGGCGGCGTTTCTCGGGCAGTACTACATCAGCAGCCCCGAGCGCGACCTGCCAAGCGAACTGATCGTCAACGTGGAACACGAGAGCTTCGGGGCCATTATCGAGGCCATCGAAGAGCTGCGTGGCCGTGAGCTGGCGATCAGCTACCGGGTGCGCGGCACCCGGGCCCGATGGCAGCAGTTGGCCGTGACCAACGCCGAACAGGCCCTGGGGGCTCGCCTGGCCAACCGTCTGCATGTGGCGGCGCGCTTTGAGGCCCTGGCTCAAGTATTGAAGCTCGACGAGATTCCGCAGCGCCTGGAGTGCTACGACATCAGCCACTCCAGCGGCGAGGCAACGGTCGCGTCCTGCGTGGTGTTTGGCCCGGAAGGTCCGATCAAGTCGGACTACAGGCGTTTTAACATTGAGGGCGTCACCCCTGGCGACGACTATGCGGCCATGCACCAGGCGTTGATGCGCCGATTCAGCCGGCTTAAAGAGGGGGAGGGCAAGTTGCCCGACATCTTGCTGGTAGACGGGGGCAAGGGGCAGCTTTCAATGGCCCGTGATGTGCTCAATGAACTGGCCGTACCCGACCTGATTCTGCTTGGTGTCGCCAAGGGCGCGACCCGTAAAGCCGGTTTTGAAACCCTCTATTTGAATGACGCGGCCCATGAATTCACATTGAAAGGCGACTCGCCGGCCCTGCATTTGATCCAGCAGATCCGTGACGAAGCTCACCGTTTTGCCATTACCGGGCATCGCGCCCGCCGCGGCAAAACCCGTCGAACCTCAACCCTGGAAGGCATTGCAGGGGTAGGGCCGACCCGTCGCCGAGATTTATTGAAACATTTTGGTGGCTTACAGGAGCTGTCTCGTGCAAGCATCGAGGAGATCGCCAAAGCACCCGGGATCAGTAAAAAGCTCGCTGAGTTGATTTATGCAAACCTGCACAGCGAGTAG
- the gacA gene encoding response regulator transcription factor GacA, with amino-acid sequence MIRVLVVDDHDLVRTGITRMLADIEGLQVVGQAESGEESLLKARELKPDVVLMDVKMPGIGGLEATRKMMRSHPDIKVVAVTVCEEDPFPTRLLQAGAAGYMTKGAGLAEMVQAIRLVFAGQRYISPQVAQQLALKSFQPASDSPFDALSEREIQIALMIVGCQKVQVISDKLCLSPKTVNTYRYRIYEKLSVKSDVELALLAVRHGMVDAG; translated from the coding sequence TTGATTCGGGTTCTAGTGGTCGATGATCACGATCTTGTGCGTACAGGGATCACACGAATGCTGGCCGATATCGAGGGTCTGCAAGTGGTCGGTCAAGCCGAGTCCGGTGAGGAATCACTGCTCAAGGCTCGTGAGTTGAAACCGGATGTAGTCCTGATGGATGTCAAAATGCCTGGCATCGGCGGCCTGGAGGCAACTCGCAAGATGATGCGCAGCCACCCGGACATCAAGGTGGTCGCCGTGACCGTGTGCGAAGAGGATCCTTTCCCGACGCGTTTGCTGCAAGCGGGCGCTGCGGGCTACATGACCAAAGGCGCAGGGCTGGCTGAAATGGTCCAGGCGATTCGCCTGGTGTTCGCCGGCCAGCGCTATATCAGCCCGCAGGTCGCCCAGCAATTGGCGCTTAAGTCCTTTCAGCCTGCCAGTGATTCCCCCTTTGATGCCTTGTCGGAGCGCGAAATCCAGATCGCGTTGATGATTGTCGGCTGTCAGAAGGTTCAGGTCATTTCAGACAAGCTGTGCTTGTCGCCCAAGACGGTCAACACCTACCGCTACCGTATTTACGAGAAGCTATCGGTCAAAAGTGATGTTGAACTGGCCTTGCTGGCTGTTCGCCACGGCATGGTTGATGCTGGTTGA
- a CDS encoding helix-turn-helix domain-containing protein produces MSGIGLRLRQERERLGLSQKSFGEIGGVEANAQGKYENGDRAPKADYLSRVAVRGVDVLYVLTGTPTPTLIDNLSHIEERVLISFRVLHKEDQAAIRRLTTTLAEFSAPQLLKERLGLQKLDPVKE; encoded by the coding sequence ATGAGTGGAATTGGTTTGCGCTTGCGCCAGGAAAGAGAGCGATTAGGTTTATCGCAGAAATCTTTTGGCGAAATTGGTGGCGTCGAGGCGAATGCCCAGGGCAAATATGAAAATGGCGATCGTGCGCCGAAGGCCGACTACCTCTCCCGCGTCGCAGTGCGTGGCGTGGATGTGCTTTATGTCTTGACGGGCACCCCTACGCCAACATTGATCGACAACCTCAGTCATATAGAAGAAAGGGTCCTGATCAGCTTCCGTGTACTGCACAAGGAAGATCAGGCCGCGATCCGCCGGTTGACCACGACCCTGGCCGAGTTCTCTGCGCCTCAATTGTTAAAAGAGCGCCTTGGACTTCAGAAACTCGATCCGGTCAAGGAATGA
- a CDS encoding DNA-binding protein: protein MTGIRTAAQAKAWLEHQGKSVQEFAREHGVDPATTYQVLAGRKKGKRGEAHKVAVLLGMKDGIIVPQTTLSVDMKGEEIV from the coding sequence ATGACCGGAATTCGTACTGCCGCACAAGCCAAGGCTTGGCTGGAACACCAGGGAAAGTCCGTTCAAGAGTTCGCTCGGGAACATGGCGTCGACCCGGCTACCACTTATCAAGTGCTCGCCGGGCGCAAAAAAGGGAAGCGTGGTGAAGCCCACAAAGTAGCGGTTCTTCTGGGCATGAAGGACGGCATCATCGTCCCCCAGACCACACTTTCGGTAGACATGAAAGGTGAGGAGATCGTTTGA
- a CDS encoding 3-deoxy-7-phosphoheptulonate synthase, producing the protein MNASVSALPAVHTATTKISTRRLPSAAQLKQQLPLSDKLREQVSSQRQAIRAILNGEDSRLLVVVGPCSIHDPLAALEYASHLAALAHEVRDDMLLVMRAYIEKPRTTVGWKGLAYDPHLDGSDDMAHGLTLSRELMLEMLRMGLPVATELLQPIAAGYFDDLLGWVAIGARTTESQIHREMASGLDLPVGFKNGTDGGVAIACDAMRSAAHSHRHFGVDSQGHPAIVETRGNPDTHLVLRGGHSGPNYDQASVAKARAGLEKSAIPARLMVDCSHANSGKDPLRQPDVFNDVLAQRLAGDHSLIGMMLESHLFEGCQPLSANMRYGVSVTDGCLGWDATERLLRNAARQLQAQRCTARAIA; encoded by the coding sequence ATGAACGCATCCGTTTCAGCTCTGCCAGCCGTACACACTGCCACTACCAAGATTTCGACCCGTCGCCTGCCCAGCGCAGCGCAACTCAAACAGCAACTGCCCCTGAGCGACAAGCTTCGCGAACAGGTGAGCAGCCAGCGCCAGGCCATCCGCGCCATTCTGAACGGTGAAGACTCCCGTTTACTGGTTGTTGTCGGCCCCTGCTCTATCCACGACCCCCTCGCCGCACTTGAATACGCCAGCCATCTCGCTGCCCTGGCCCACGAAGTTCGCGACGACATGCTGCTGGTCATGCGTGCCTACATCGAAAAACCGCGCACCACGGTGGGCTGGAAAGGCCTGGCCTACGACCCGCACCTGGATGGCAGCGATGACATGGCCCATGGCTTGACCCTGTCACGCGAACTGATGCTGGAAATGCTGCGCATGGGCCTGCCCGTTGCAACCGAGTTGCTGCAACCCATTGCAGCCGGATACTTCGACGACCTGCTGGGCTGGGTGGCCATTGGTGCCCGCACCACCGAATCGCAAATCCACCGCGAAATGGCCAGCGGCCTTGATCTGCCGGTCGGGTTCAAAAACGGTACAGACGGCGGCGTCGCCATCGCCTGTGACGCCATGCGCTCTGCTGCACACAGCCATCGCCACTTCGGCGTGGATAGCCAGGGCCATCCGGCAATCGTTGAAACTCGCGGTAACCCCGACACCCATTTGGTTCTGCGCGGCGGCCACAGCGGCCCGAACTACGACCAAGCCAGTGTGGCCAAGGCCCGCGCCGGGCTGGAAAAGAGCGCCATCCCCGCGCGCTTGATGGTTGACTGCAGCCATGCCAACAGCGGCAAAGACCCGCTGCGCCAGCCGGATGTGTTCAACGATGTGCTTGCACAACGCCTGGCAGGTGATCATTCACTGATTGGCATGATGCTCGAAAGCCATCTATTCGAAGGCTGCCAGCCTCTGAGCGCGAACATGCGCTACGGCGTTTCCGTGACCGACGGCTGCCTGGGCTGGGATGCAACCGAGCGACTGCTTCGCAACGCAGCCCGCCAACTGCAAGCGCAGCGTTGTACTGCCCGCGCCATCGCCTGA
- a CDS encoding lipase family alpha/beta hydrolase, translating to MDDSASTQYPILLIHGLFGFDRIGSHQYFNGIKEALNYRGASVYIPFISATNGNEERGVQLLKQILALRKQTGARRVNLIGHSQGALTARYVAAIAPETVASVTSVSGPNHGSELADRLRQAFAPGKFGEAVAARLTTAFSAFLSNLSGHPHLSQHALNALNALTTEGVAAFNLKYPQGLPETWGAMGPEQVDDVFYYSWSGIIKGSRLSESLNLLDPLHNACRVFGSFFTRESKENDGMVGRFSSHLGHVIRSDYPLDHLDTINQMARMSRKTVNPVELYVEHAKLLKNKGL from the coding sequence ATGGATGACTCTGCAAGTACGCAATACCCGATTTTATTGATACACGGCCTTTTTGGATTCGACCGTATTGGCTCCCACCAGTATTTCAATGGCATCAAGGAAGCGCTCAACTACCGTGGGGCCAGCGTTTATATTCCGTTTATTTCTGCAACCAATGGCAATGAAGAACGTGGCGTTCAGCTGCTCAAGCAAATTCTCGCCCTGCGCAAACAGACCGGCGCACGGCGGGTCAACCTGATAGGCCACAGCCAGGGCGCCCTGACTGCGCGCTATGTGGCAGCCATCGCCCCTGAAACCGTCGCCTCCGTAACGTCTGTCAGCGGCCCCAACCACGGTTCGGAACTGGCTGACCGCTTGCGTCAGGCCTTTGCCCCGGGAAAGTTCGGTGAAGCCGTCGCTGCGAGACTGACCACGGCATTCAGCGCATTCCTGTCAAACCTCAGCGGCCACCCGCACCTGTCCCAGCACGCACTGAACGCCCTCAATGCCTTGACCACCGAGGGCGTCGCGGCCTTCAACCTCAAATACCCCCAGGGCCTGCCTGAAACCTGGGGCGCGATGGGCCCCGAGCAGGTGGATGATGTTTTCTATTATTCTTGGAGCGGCATTATCAAAGGCTCACGGCTGTCGGAGTCATTGAACCTGCTCGACCCTCTGCACAACGCCTGCCGGGTATTCGGCAGCTTTTTTACCCGAGAGAGCAAAGAGAATGACGGAATGGTCGGGCGCTTCAGCTCGCACCTTGGTCATGTGATCCGCTCGGACTACCCCCTGGACCACCTTGACACCATCAACCAGATGGCACGCATGAGCAGAAAAACCGTCAATCCGGTCGAGCTTTATGTCGAACACGCCAAGCTTCTGAAAAATAAAGGTTTATAA
- a CDS encoding peptidylprolyl isomerase, which produces MAKATARHILVATEDKCNELKAQIEGGADFAEVAKANSSCPSSRQGGDLGSFGPGQMVKEFDTVVFSAPINVVQGPVKTQFGYHLLEVTSRQD; this is translated from the coding sequence ATGGCTAAAGCCACTGCCCGTCACATCCTGGTTGCCACCGAAGACAAGTGCAACGAACTGAAAGCCCAAATCGAAGGCGGCGCTGATTTCGCCGAAGTTGCCAAGGCAAACTCTTCTTGCCCATCCAGCCGTCAGGGCGGCGACCTGGGTTCTTTCGGTCCAGGCCAGATGGTTAAAGAATTCGACACCGTCGTTTTCAGCGCGCCAATCAACGTGGTACAGGGCCCGGTTAAAACCCAGTTCGGCTACCACCTGCTGGAAGTCACCAGCCGCCAGGACTAA
- the hbdH gene encoding 3-hydroxybutyrate dehydrogenase, producing the protein MSLKGKTALVTGSTSGIGLGIAQSLARSGADLILNGFGDASKVIAEIEQFGVKVGHHPADVSDPAQIADMISYAEREFGGIDILVNNAGIQHVASVEEFPVERWDSIIAINLSSVFHSTRLTLPGMRKRGWGRIVNIASVHGLVGSVGKAAYVAAKHGVIGLTKVVGLETATSNITCNAICPGWVLTPLVQKQIDQRISQGIDPYQAQHDLLAEKQPSLEFVTPPQLGELVLFLCSEAGSQVRGAAWNVDGGWLAQ; encoded by the coding sequence ATGAGCCTTAAGGGTAAAACCGCTCTGGTTACCGGTTCCACCAGCGGCATCGGCCTGGGCATCGCCCAAAGCCTGGCCCGGTCTGGCGCCGACTTGATACTTAACGGCTTTGGCGATGCCAGCAAAGTCATTGCCGAGATCGAACAGTTCGGTGTCAAAGTTGGCCATCACCCTGCCGATGTCAGCGACCCGGCCCAGATCGCCGACATGATCAGCTATGCCGAGCGTGAATTTGGCGGCATCGACATTCTGGTCAACAATGCCGGCATCCAGCATGTAGCCAGTGTTGAGGAGTTCCCTGTAGAGCGCTGGGACTCCATTATCGCGATCAACCTGTCCAGCGTGTTCCACAGCACCCGCCTGACCCTGCCCGGCATGCGCAAGCGCGGCTGGGGGCGCATCGTCAATATCGCGTCGGTTCACGGGCTGGTGGGTTCGGTGGGCAAAGCCGCGTATGTGGCAGCCAAGCACGGTGTGATCGGGCTGACCAAAGTCGTCGGCCTGGAAACCGCCACCAGCAATATCACCTGCAACGCCATCTGCCCCGGCTGGGTGCTTACACCACTGGTGCAAAAACAGATTGATCAGCGTATCAGCCAGGGCATTGACCCCTATCAGGCGCAGCACGATCTGCTGGCCGAAAAACAACCCTCCCTGGAGTTCGTAACCCCGCCACAACTGGGCGAGCTGGTGCTGTTCTTATGCAGCGAGGCAGGTAGCCAGGTGCGCGGCGCCGCATGGAATGTGGACGGCGGTTGGCTGGCGCAATAA
- a CDS encoding enoyl-CoA hydratase/isomerase family protein, which produces MTAQVSSSPTPDVALIQDSVLAEVRNHVGHLTLNRPSGLNAINLEMVRSLQQHLDTWATDPQVKAVVLRGAGEKAFCAGGDIRSLYDSYQNNDTLHTAFFEEEYALDLTLHRYAKPVIALMDGFVLGGGMGLVQGANLRLVTERSKLAMPEVAIGYFPDVGGSYFLTRTPGQLGTYLGVSGVQIRASDALYCGLADGYLDSSKLPELDQCLDTLKWQNAPIDDLTTLIASFAVTVLPDPPLAKLRPLIDSVFSQVDMPRIVAHLRAVCDPNTREWAHETADLLQTRSPLAMAVTLQILRHGRELSLEQCFALELHLDRQWFDRGDLMEGVRALIIDKDKTPHWNPPSLDALDPAHVASFFTDFNAKGA; this is translated from the coding sequence ATGACTGCTCAGGTTTCCTCCTCACCGACACCGGATGTCGCACTTATTCAGGACTCGGTTCTGGCCGAGGTCCGCAACCATGTTGGCCACCTGACCCTGAACCGGCCAAGCGGCCTCAATGCCATCAACCTGGAGATGGTTCGCAGCCTGCAGCAGCATCTCGATACCTGGGCCACAGACCCTCAGGTCAAGGCCGTGGTGCTGCGCGGCGCCGGGGAAAAAGCCTTCTGCGCCGGCGGTGATATCCGCTCGCTGTATGACAGCTATCAAAACAACGACACCCTGCACACCGCGTTCTTCGAAGAGGAATACGCCCTCGACCTGACCCTGCACCGCTACGCCAAACCCGTGATCGCCCTGATGGACGGCTTCGTGCTGGGCGGCGGCATGGGGCTGGTGCAAGGTGCAAATCTGCGTCTGGTCACTGAACGCAGCAAGCTGGCAATGCCGGAAGTGGCAATCGGTTACTTCCCTGACGTTGGCGGCAGCTACTTCCTGACCCGCACACCCGGCCAACTGGGCACCTACCTGGGTGTCAGCGGCGTGCAGATCCGCGCCAGCGATGCGCTGTATTGCGGGCTGGCCGACGGCTATCTGGACAGCAGCAAACTGCCTGAACTGGACCAGTGCCTCGACACCCTCAAATGGCAAAATGCTCCCATTGATGACCTGACCACGCTGATTGCTTCGTTCGCAGTCACTGTATTGCCCGACCCGCCACTGGCAAAGCTGCGACCCCTGATCGACAGCGTTTTCTCCCAGGTCGACATGCCACGCATCGTCGCCCACCTGCGTGCCGTCTGCGACCCGAACACCCGCGAATGGGCCCACGAAACCGCTGACCTGCTGCAAACCCGCTCACCACTGGCAATGGCTGTGACCCTGCAAATACTGCGTCATGGCCGCGAGCTGAGCCTTGAACAGTGCTTCGCCCTGGAACTGCACCTGGACCGCCAGTGGTTTGACCGTGGCGACCTGATGGAAGGCGTTCGCGCACTGATTATCGACAAGGACAAAACCCCGCACTGGAACCCGCCCAGCCTGGACGCGCTCGACCCGGCCCATGTCGCCAGTTTCTTCACCGACTTCAACGCGAAGGGAGCCTGA